One segment of Pempheris klunzingeri isolate RE-2024b chromosome 20, fPemKlu1.hap1, whole genome shotgun sequence DNA contains the following:
- the ifnphi4 gene encoding interferon phi 4: protein MFSRILFACLFLALCRAGSSLSCRWMDHKFRQHSENSLELVDRMANNSTNSTEDAEVKDTVAFPHDLYKQASKASAEDKLAFTVQVLDEMAALFEEDHSSVASWEENTVEDFVNVVTQQADGLRSCLGSHGQKKKNTKLNMYFKRLSRHILKKMSHSAEAWELISSEIKTHLMRVDQLVSSLLTTN, encoded by the exons atgttcagcaGGATCTTGTTTGCTTGCCTGTTTCTCGCTCTGTGCAGGGCAGGCTCTTCGCTGAGCTGCAGATGGATGGATCATAAGTTCAGACAGCACAGTGAAAACTCTTTGGAGCTGGTAGACAGAATG gcTAATAACTCCACTAACAGCACTGAGGATGCTGAAGTGAAGGATACTGTGGCCTTCCCTCATGATCTCTACAAGCAGGCGTCCAAAGCATCA gCTGAGGATAAACTTGCTTTCACAGTTCAGGTTCTGGATGAGATGGCCGCTCTGTTTGAGGAGGATCACAGCTCTGTTGCATCATGGGAGGAGAACACAGTGGAGGACTTTGTCAATGTTGTAACCCAGCAGGCTGACGGCCTTCGCTCCTGT CTTGGGAGCCACggccagaagaagaagaacacaaaGCTGAACATGTATTTCAAGAGGCTCTCCCGCCACATCCTAAAGAAAATG AGCCACAGTGCTGAAGCCTGGGAACTGATCAGCAGTGAAATCAAGACTCACCTGATGAGAGTAGACCAGCTGGTTTCATCTCTACTCACCACCAACTAA